In Phyllobacterium zundukense, one DNA window encodes the following:
- a CDS encoding DUF1236 domain-containing protein, which produces MNKILVLTAAAFFATSGLAIAQDSVIVEVPQRARDYVIAHPSDPVVIEGDLSQGYVIPESVVVRPIPENPGYGYIYVDGRPVIVALENRQVVYLADDSGRVPDEVITYIERNPLDTVMIDGPVDTGTVIPDDIPLMEIPDQPRYSYVYVDQRPALVETGTRRVVWVR; this is translated from the coding sequence ATGAATAAGATTCTTGTACTGACGGCAGCGGCATTCTTCGCCACGTCCGGTCTCGCGATCGCTCAGGATAGCGTCATCGTCGAAGTACCGCAAAGAGCCCGTGATTATGTAATCGCGCATCCGTCCGATCCGGTTGTCATTGAGGGTGATTTGTCACAGGGCTACGTGATTCCGGAGAGCGTGGTGGTACGCCCAATCCCCGAAAACCCAGGCTACGGCTACATCTATGTGGATGGCCGTCCGGTAATCGTTGCATTGGAAAATCGTCAGGTCGTTTATCTTGCCGATGATTCCGGCAGGGTTCCTGACGAGGTGATTACCTATATCGAGAGAAACCCTCTGGACACCGTGATGATCGACGGACCTGTTGACACCGGAACGGTCATTCCCGACGATATTCCCCTGATGGAAATTCCCGATCAGCCGCGTTACTCCTACGTCTATGTGGATCAGAGACCGGCA